The following coding sequences lie in one Portunus trituberculatus isolate SZX2019 chromosome 26, ASM1759143v1, whole genome shotgun sequence genomic window:
- the LOC123509326 gene encoding LOW QUALITY PROTEIN: methenyltetrahydrofolate synthase domain-containing protein-like (The sequence of the model RefSeq protein was modified relative to this genomic sequence to represent the inferred CDS: inserted 1 base in 1 codon), translated as MFRSKAGIEIADVPNLSKEYIREKVWDFIEENDLADFPRPVHNRIPNFKGAGEAGQRVRDLPCFQAAQTVKVNPDKPQEEVRYLTLEAHKTLLVPTPRLRSGLFNRICGGGGDSKDTLRTMAKTEGIKKHSEPVGLDMTSRVDLIVLGSVAVSRAGRRIGXGEGFADMEYAMMRSVGAVDDDTMVVTTVHDCQVFDELPQQLFGPHDLPVDIIVTPKEVIKVTQSLPKPNGIYWDLLTLEKFRQIPILRQMYEKEAELGNNVTLAGGVELPSAEELRWGGRARGRGGSRGRGGGRGRGRGGGGGGGGGGGGRSRYNSEEEEKEKEGKGQKNIQHTPQVTINVSKKNRIVRRTVEATHEQDRLGSADLDDEGGGGGGGGGGGGGGRGRGEAGRGSGGAGGSLKKPRLQITYAVFLGKVPPACRVRELKDALHDRGVRPADITWRGRNGFAFLRFGGPVEECGEVLEKLAGLTLQDQAIVVERAKDRRDGGDEDYYYEEGAEDDGAPRYGYAPVPCKPPAAPKKSRLPITFAVFLGKVPPHAVRELKEALLTRDIHPADITWRGRSGFAFLRFTSPVEDCPGVLSALEGLMLQEQAVVVERAKDRGEEEVVVVARDELNGVGGSTEVVGGGDGGGSSGDVVLG; from the exons atgtTTCGATCAAAGGCTGGCATCGAAATAGCTGATGTTCCAa acctCAGCAAGGAGTACATAAGGGAGAAAGTTTGGGATTTTATTGAAGAAAATGACCTCGCTGATTTTCCCAGGCCTGTTCACAACCGCATTCCAAATTTTAag GGTGCGGGTGAGGCGGGCCAGCGAGTGCGTGACCTGCCGTGCTTTCAGGCGGCACAAACTGTCAAGGTCAACCCAGACAAGCCACAGGAGGAAGTGCGGTATTTGACTCtagag gcacaCAAAACTCTGCTAGTACCAACCCCAAGACTTCGTAGTGGCCTGTTTAATCGCatctgtggcggcggcggcgactcgAAGGACACCCTGAGGACCATGGCCAAGACTGAGGGCATTAAGAAGCACTCAGAACCCGTCGGCCTTGACATGACCTCCAGGGTGGACCTCATAGTATTGGGGTCGGTCGCTGTGTCTCGCGCTGGAAGGAGGATCG AAGGTGAAGGATTTGCCGACATGGAGTACGCGATGATGAGGTCTGTCGGGGCCGTGGATGATGATACGATGGTGGTGACGACGGTGCACgattgtcag GTATTTGATGAGCTCCCCCAGCAGCTGTTTGGGCCCCATGACCTGCCAGTGGACATCATCGTGACCCCAAAGGAGGTCATCAAGGTCACACAGAGTCTCCCCAAACCCAACGGCATATACTGGGACCTTCTCACCTTAGAGAAGTTCCGACAGATACCAATTCTGCGGCAGATGTATGAGAAGGAGGCAGA ACTTGGCAACAATGTGACACTGGCCGGGGGGGTGGAGCTCCCCTCGGCTGAAGAGctgaggtggggagggagggccagaggaagaggaggaagcagaggaagaggaggaggaagaggaagaggccgaggaggaggaggaggaggaggaggaggaggaggaggaagatcaagaTATaactcagaagaagaagagaaagagaaggaaggaaaaggacagaaaaatatacag CACACCCCACAGGTCACCATTAACGTCAGCAAGAAAAATCGCATTGTCCGTCGCACAGTCGAGGCAACACACGAACAGGACCGTCTGGGCTCGGCTGACCTGGACGAcgagggcggtggtggtggtggtggtggaggtggtggtggaggtgggagggggagaggggaggcagggCGGGGAAGTGGAGGGGCTGGAGGATCACTGAAGAAACCACGTCTGCAGATAACGTATGCAGTGTTCCTCGGCAAGGTTCCCCCGGCGTGTAG AGTCCGTGAATTGAAGGACGCACTACATGACCGTGGTGTGCGGCCAGCGGACATTACGTGGCGCGGAAGGAATGGGTTTGCCTTCCTGCGGTTCGGTGGTCCAGTGGAGGAGTGTGGGGAGGTGCTGGAGAAGCTGGCCGGGCTCACTCTCCAGGACCAGGCCATTGTGGTGGAGCGGGCCAAGGATAGGAGGGATGGCGGGGACGAGgat tACTACTATGAAGAGGGGGCTGAGGATGATGGTGCCCCCCGCTATGGCTACGCCCCCGTCCCCTGCAAGCCCCCCGCAGCCCCCAAGAAATCAAGGCTGCCCATTACTTTTGCTGTGTTCCTCGGCAAGGTGCCCCCACatgcag TGCGTGAACTGAAGGAGGCTCTGCTGACTCGCGATATCCACCCAGCGGACATAACTTGGCGTGGAAGGAGTGGGTTTGCCTTCCTGCGGTTTACCAGCCCTGTGGAAGACTGCCCTGGGGTCCTGTCAGCTCTGGAGGGCCTGATGCTGCAAGaacaggcagtggtggtggagcgcGCCAAGGacaggggtgaggaggaggtggtggtggtggctcgcGATGAGTTGAATGGTGTAGGTGGGTCGACagaggtggttggtggtggtgatggtggtggcagtagtggtgatgtggtgttagGCTAG